A section of the Pseudomonas sp. FP453 genome encodes:
- a CDS encoding YecA family protein gives MSFAEQLTRLQAFLDADELHDEALDYVAAHGYLTALSICSEEVPDREWIDALFAEEPHYADAAQREEIESTLIALKAHIGRQLASDEEFELPCDLDLGEEPDDSDLRGWCIGFMEGVFLREAAWFETAEEEVSEMLLPIMVGSGLFDDQPEFADIASDANLMDDMIVQIPEALTALYLLCNAPDEKPAILKPRHH, from the coding sequence ATGTCCTTCGCTGAGCAACTAACCCGCCTGCAAGCCTTCCTCGACGCCGATGAGCTGCATGACGAGGCGCTGGACTACGTGGCCGCCCACGGCTACCTGACCGCCCTGTCCATCTGTTCCGAAGAAGTACCGGATCGTGAGTGGATCGATGCCCTGTTCGCCGAAGAGCCGCACTATGCGGACGCCGCCCAGCGCGAAGAAATCGAATCGACCCTGATCGCCCTCAAAGCCCACATCGGTCGCCAACTGGCCTCCGACGAGGAATTCGAGCTGCCATGCGACCTCGACCTGGGCGAAGAGCCGGACGACTCCGACCTGCGCGGCTGGTGCATCGGCTTCATGGAAGGAGTGTTCCTGCGTGAAGCCGCCTGGTTCGAAACCGCCGAGGAAGAAGTCAGCGAAATGCTGCTGCCGATCATGGTCGGTTCGGGCCTGTTCGACGACCAGCCAGAGTTCGCCGACATCGCCTCCGACGCCAACCTGATGGACGACATGATCGTCCAGATCCCGGAAGCCCTGACTGCCTTGTACCTGCTGTGCAACGCCCCTGACGAAAAACCGGCGATCCTCAAGCCACGTCACCACTGA
- a CDS encoding YbaN family protein: MGNRSPLLRYALLAIGWLSVALGVIGIFLPVLPTTPFLLLAAACFARSSPRFYHWLVEHPRLGPWIRDYLDGHGIPLKGKVYAIGLMWLSIGLSCYLVPLPWARAFMLTSAVLVTIYILRQKTLPPR, from the coding sequence ATGGGCAACCGCTCGCCGCTCCTGCGTTACGCACTGCTGGCCATCGGCTGGCTGAGCGTAGCGCTGGGAGTGATCGGCATTTTCCTGCCGGTATTGCCGACCACACCTTTCCTGCTCCTCGCCGCCGCCTGCTTCGCCCGCAGCTCCCCGCGCTTCTACCACTGGCTGGTGGAACACCCGCGCCTGGGCCCGTGGATTCGCGACTACCTAGACGGCCATGGCATCCCCCTCAAAGGCAAGGTCTACGCCATCGGCTTGATGTGGCTGAGCATCGGCCTGTCCTGCTACCTGGTGCCGCTGCCGTGGGCGCGAGCATTCATGCTGACCAGCGCCGTACTCGTGACTATCTATATCCTGCGCCAGAAGACCCTGCCGCCGCGCTAA